One genomic segment of Chitinophagales bacterium includes these proteins:
- a CDS encoding FMN-binding glutamate synthase family protein — MRKAFIIFSIVSSLIIIGVGIFWKPFFWAFIIFGPLIIWGIIDMFQKNRAIVRNFPILGRFRYIMEELRPKIYQYFIESDTNGTPVNRLSRSLVYQRAKEAIDTIPFGTQLNVYEQGYEWMNHSIMPIHVDEIAKDLRVTVGNESCKQPYSASILNVSAMSFGSLSANAVLALNGGAKIDNFAHNTGEGGISPYHLEPGGDLIWQIGTGYFGCRTKEGNFSEELFKEKANLPNIKMIEIKLSQGAKPGHGGILPAKKVTEEIAKIRHVEAGKTVFSPPYHTAFSNYKGLVHFIQKLRDLSNGKPIGFKLCIGSKSEFHELCKAMIAENIYPDYISIDGGEGGTGAAPIEFSNNVGMPYKDGLAFAYNCLIGYDIKKHIKLFSAGKITSAFDIFKTIALGADVCYSARAMMLSLGCIQALECNQNTCPTGVATQNKELMNGLNVVDKKTRVAQYHHNTVEALRELLAAAGLKSTSEITRKHVYMRLSETVNKRYEDLYGRVKVGEYLYGVDAEDYGN, encoded by the coding sequence ATGAGAAAGGCATTTATTATATTTAGTATCGTTTCTTCACTTATTATTATAGGTGTTGGTATATTTTGGAAACCATTTTTTTGGGCTTTTATAATTTTTGGTCCATTAATTATTTGGGGAATTATAGATATGTTTCAAAAGAACAGAGCCATTGTTAGAAATTTCCCTATTTTAGGAAGATTTAGGTACATAATGGAAGAATTGCGACCTAAAATTTACCAATATTTTATTGAATCTGACACCAATGGTACGCCTGTAAATAGATTAAGTAGAAGTTTGGTTTACCAAAGAGCAAAAGAGGCTATAGATACTATTCCTTTTGGGACCCAATTAAATGTTTATGAGCAAGGTTACGAATGGATGAATCATTCCATTATGCCTATTCATGTTGATGAAATTGCAAAAGATTTAAGGGTAACTGTGGGAAATGAAAGTTGCAAACAGCCCTATTCTGCAAGTATATTAAATGTATCAGCCATGAGTTTTGGTTCGCTTAGTGCTAATGCTGTTTTAGCCTTAAATGGGGGAGCTAAAATTGATAATTTTGCTCACAACACCGGAGAAGGTGGCATAAGTCCCTACCATTTAGAACCCGGTGGCGATTTAATATGGCAAATAGGCACAGGTTATTTTGGTTGTAGAACAAAAGAAGGTAATTTTTCGGAAGAATTATTTAAAGAAAAAGCCAATTTACCCAATATCAAAATGATAGAAATAAAACTTTCGCAAGGTGCTAAACCCGGGCACGGAGGTATTCTTCCTGCAAAAAAAGTAACCGAAGAAATAGCCAAAATACGCCATGTAGAAGCCGGCAAAACTGTTTTTTCGCCACCTTACCATACCGCTTTCTCCAATTACAAAGGCTTAGTACATTTTATTCAAAAATTAAGAGATTTATCTAATGGAAAACCTATTGGTTTTAAATTGTGCATAGGAAGTAAATCTGAATTTCATGAGCTGTGTAAAGCCATGATTGCCGAAAATATTTACCCTGATTATATAAGCATAGACGGAGGCGAAGGAGGCACAGGAGCTGCTCCCATAGAATTTAGCAATAATGTAGGTATGCCATACAAAGACGGATTAGCTTTTGCTTACAACTGCTTAATAGGCTACGATATTAAAAAACACATCAAATTATTTTCGGCAGGAAAAATAACTTCTGCTTTTGATATATTTAAAACCATAGCTTTAGGTGCCGATGTTTGCTATAGTGCCCGTGCCATGATGCTTTCATTGGGCTGCATACAAGCTTTGGAGTGCAACCAAAATACCTGCCCTACAGGTGTAGCCACTCAAAATAAAGAACTTATGAATGGCTTAAACGTAGTAGATAAAAAAACAAGAGTAGCTCAGTATCATCACAATACTGTGGAAGCCCTTAGAGAACTTTTAGCCGCTGCGGGATTA